A window from Candidatus Eremiobacterota bacterium encodes these proteins:
- a CDS encoding hydantoinase/oxoprolinase family protein, giving the protein MIVGIDIGGTNTDAVLLKEFRIARKVKSSNEKGGILPSVTSALGKLLESIDPREVTRVVVSTTLSTNSIVEGRLEEAGMIVAGGPGLDASLFSCGSNFHLVKGALDHRGRELLPLDEDAVKKALGSIKDAGGSSLGTVTKFSTRNPSHELAIRELSGRVFPFVSMGHLLSGTLNFPRRIATAFLNASVWRLHREFTEGLEKAAKGIGITAPLFVLKADGGTMKLDASSEVPVYTILSGLAASIMGLLALTEEKSFLGLDMGGTTTDISLFHKGSPLFQPHGITLGGHLTLVRGLLSQSIGIGGDSEVTFEGPCFKVGPLRKGLPMCLGGPAPALTDALMAGGAAAPGSREKAQEAMARLAGAASLSPDETPQKIIRQAASHIAAAARTLVNDVNSRPVYTIHELIKGEHIIPESAVAVGGPAEAMAPWLEEALGMPVLTPRHFEVANALGASLARITAEITLIADTERGYAAIAEDGFYGPVERGARLREMEELAASALVKKAIARGASESDVTPDFLESQEFSMVRGYSTAGRTIRVMVQTRPGLTGSLIKEESPC; this is encoded by the coding sequence ATGATTGTCGGCATCGACATAGGCGGCACCAACACTGATGCCGTCCTTCTCAAAGAGTTCCGCATCGCACGGAAAGTGAAGTCCTCCAACGAAAAAGGGGGGATCCTCCCCTCGGTGACCAGCGCCCTGGGAAAGCTCCTGGAAAGCATTGATCCCCGGGAAGTCACAAGGGTCGTCGTGAGCACCACGCTCTCCACAAATTCCATCGTCGAGGGGCGCCTTGAGGAGGCCGGCATGATAGTCGCCGGCGGCCCCGGCCTCGATGCCTCGCTCTTCTCCTGCGGCAGCAATTTCCACCTCGTCAAGGGAGCCCTTGATCACCGCGGGCGGGAGCTTCTTCCCCTCGATGAGGATGCAGTGAAAAAGGCCCTCGGGTCCATAAAAGATGCAGGAGGCTCTTCCCTTGGGACCGTTACAAAGTTTTCCACGAGAAACCCCTCCCATGAGCTTGCCATCAGGGAACTCTCAGGAAGAGTCTTCCCCTTTGTCTCCATGGGCCATCTTCTCTCGGGCACCCTCAATTTTCCCCGGAGAATTGCCACAGCCTTTCTCAATGCCTCCGTATGGCGCCTTCACAGGGAATTCACAGAGGGGCTGGAGAAGGCGGCGAAAGGAATCGGCATCACGGCTCCCCTCTTTGTGCTGAAAGCCGATGGCGGCACCATGAAGCTCGATGCTTCATCGGAGGTCCCTGTATATACCATTCTCTCTGGCCTTGCGGCAAGTATCATGGGACTCCTGGCCCTTACAGAAGAAAAATCCTTTCTCGGCCTCGATATGGGAGGCACCACTACCGACATTTCCCTTTTTCACAAGGGATCGCCCCTCTTTCAGCCCCATGGCATCACTCTCGGAGGGCACCTGACCCTCGTGCGGGGCCTGCTTTCCCAGTCAATAGGCATAGGAGGCGACAGCGAAGTCACCTTCGAGGGCCCCTGCTTCAAAGTGGGCCCCTTGAGAAAGGGCCTGCCCATGTGCCTGGGAGGGCCTGCCCCTGCCCTTACCGACGCCCTCATGGCCGGGGGCGCGGCAGCCCCCGGGTCAAGGGAGAAAGCACAGGAAGCGATGGCACGCCTGGCCGGTGCAGCATCCCTCTCTCCCGATGAGACGCCGCAGAAGATCATAAGGCAGGCAGCCTCTCATATCGCCGCCGCGGCAAGGACTCTTGTCAATGATGTCAATTCACGGCCCGTCTACACGATTCATGAACTTATAAAGGGCGAGCACATCATCCCTGAATCCGCTGTCGCAGTGGGAGGTCCCGCGGAAGCAATGGCTCCTTGGCTTGAGGAAGCCCTTGGGATGCCGGTCCTCACGCCGCGGCACTTCGAGGTGGCCAATGCCCTTGGCGCTTCCCTGGCGCGCATTACGGCAGAGATCACCCTTATAGCCGATACTGAGAGAGGTTACGCGGCCATCGCCGAGGACGGATTTTATGGACCAGTGGAGCGGGGCGCCAGGCTCAGGGAAATGGAGGAGCTTGCAGCCTCCGCTCTTGTGAAAAAAGCCATTGCGCGGGGAGCTTCCGAAAGCGATGTCACTCCGGACTTCTTGGAATCCCAGGAGTTCTCGATGGTGAGGGGATACTCCACGGCGGGCAGAACCATCAGGGTCATGGTGCAGACAAGGCCGGG